The proteins below come from a single Chitinophaga pinensis DSM 2588 genomic window:
- a CDS encoding ComEC/Rec2 family competence protein: MFELSHLNSEIFIYIESISISNKTLLTDFIESNNFSRFFEILGLEFPIDGPTMLLFKNYEYRKREGSIYSLNLSTIDRLRQEERVSLIEDSFIVRAEIDLTGIKEDVFGKSVSHRFLEEKYFWTYRFHLGSAYGRTFQLPNKGGTRLIIKDVGQGSWTEIEVNKKLTLIFDAGTHYSTKASKVASMYDNRDLLYQNDCPGLIISHWDVDHYHFLKVMTDTTISSLKFILCRNFTPSLMSRVIFSRLSRLNKNFISINADTRKVFIKETPLFSYYDNKRFTIFNSGYSRSRNKDGLSLLIRTATKSVLLTGDQHYGQFDHFVIPGYLNYKHRHYLIVPHHGGNAGSYNFNLQPNVKKEDAIISVGSNTYGHPFRSILKCLGTAKFNVRRTDIVGRDIDIHL; encoded by the coding sequence ATGTTTGAACTTTCCCATCTTAATAGTGAAATATTCATCTATATTGAATCGATAAGTATTTCTAATAAAACGCTATTAACAGATTTTATAGAATCAAATAACTTTTCTCGTTTTTTTGAAATTTTGGGGCTTGAATTTCCTATAGATGGTCCTACTATGCTTTTATTCAAAAACTATGAATATCGGAAAAGAGAAGGGTCTATTTATTCTTTGAATCTATCGACTATTGACAGATTAAGACAAGAAGAAAGAGTCTCACTTATAGAGGATTCTTTTATCGTTAGAGCAGAAATAGATTTGACGGGAATTAAAGAGGATGTCTTTGGAAAGTCAGTCAGTCATAGGTTTTTGGAAGAAAAATACTTTTGGACTTATCGTTTTCACCTTGGGTCTGCGTATGGACGCACTTTTCAACTACCGAATAAGGGCGGAACAAGATTAATTATAAAGGATGTTGGACAGGGAAGTTGGACGGAAATTGAAGTAAACAAAAAGTTGACATTGATTTTCGATGCAGGAACTCATTATTCAACAAAAGCTTCTAAGGTTGCTTCAATGTATGATAATCGAGATTTATTATATCAAAATGATTGTCCCGGATTGATAATTTCACACTGGGATGTTGATCATTATCATTTTCTAAAAGTGATGACCGATACCACAATATCATCATTGAAGTTTATTCTTTGCAGAAATTTTACACCGTCATTGATGTCCCGTGTAATATTCTCAAGGCTATCTAGACTTAATAAAAACTTCATATCAATCAACGCGGATACACGGAAAGTATTTATAAAAGAGACCCCACTTTTCTCTTATTATGATAATAAGCGATTTACAATTTTTAATTCTGGATATAGTCGAAGTAGGAATAAGGATGGACTTTCCTTACTAATTAGAACTGCAACTAAAAGCGTGCTTTTGACAGGCGATCAGCATTATGGGCAATTCGATCATTTTGTTATTCCTGGTTATCTAAACTATAAGCATCGACATTATTTGATAGTTCCTCATCATGGAGGAAATGCGGGGTCGTATAATTTTAACTTACAGCCGAACGTGAAGAAAGAGGATGCAATCATATCGGTTGGCAGTAACACTTATGGGCACCCATTCCGATCAATTCTAAAATGTCTGGGGACTGCAAAATTTAATGTACGTAGAACTGATATCGTAGGAAGGGATATAGATATTCATCTTTAG
- a CDS encoding ATP-dependent endonuclease — protein MYLKTICIKNYRRLKDVKINIQKDTTIFVGANNSGKTSATHIFQSFLSGKADFSLHDFSVDCWKLIKDISQSTNIVEDIYKLPTISLDLWFEVSEDDLNYIIDLLPNLDWASQPVGIRLMYAPKGHDNLLLEYQTAKADAQKKGKDMFQPWPKDLSDYLTKRLNQEYEINYFVLDATQFDRNYNIIDPSYTPHALHEDKDNKKTGAAIIRSLIKVDFLNAQRHLSDNISTGRSEDLSKRFNRFYDRNLEKRENDPEIYKALFDSESLLTQHLEKVFQPTLDSLNKLGYPGFTNPKLVIKAAYSQESVSQYAQLHYSIGDLDLPDKYNGLGFKNLIYMVIEILDFHERWKEDTDTKAPLHLILIEEPEAHLHAQLQQVFIRQILNIINPSGQNDGFNTQLIVSTHSPHIIYESGFLPIRYFRRTSEVSKSPVSEVLNLSTFYNESEKDSREFLEKYMKLTHCDLFFADAAILVEGNVERLLLPLMIEKCQKSLQSNYLSVIEVGGAFAYRFEQLISFLGLTTLVITDLDSVFPPKPLPPNNETTESADKSEKSEEEDNEEDIEEDDYDDEEDSEEEEQKGKTKKKTGACSYSTPDAITSNYTLRHWLPKKTKIAEILTCSEQERTRIQSATNRASVQVCFQNKVEINWEGKTDTNCGRTLEEAFAFENLEWTQKIENKHLNLRVILKTKQLTVSEISARISRRVQSSNFEKTNFALGLLMANADEWNVPVYIKDGLYWLDKMLNPPHPFNTLPEYVNIHEDTILQPTFPAEEGEKEPNTFE, from the coding sequence ATGTATCTAAAAACGATATGCATAAAAAACTACCGTAGGCTTAAAGACGTTAAAATTAATATACAAAAGGACACAACAATTTTTGTAGGAGCCAACAATAGTGGTAAGACCTCTGCCACTCATATATTTCAGTCATTTCTCAGTGGAAAGGCTGACTTTTCCTTACATGACTTCAGCGTCGATTGCTGGAAACTAATTAAGGATATTTCCCAGTCAACCAATATTGTCGAAGATATTTACAAGCTGCCAACAATCTCCCTCGATTTATGGTTTGAAGTTAGTGAAGATGATTTGAACTATATTATTGACCTACTACCCAATCTGGATTGGGCTTCGCAACCGGTAGGAATACGACTAATGTATGCGCCGAAAGGACATGATAACTTACTTTTAGAATACCAGACTGCCAAGGCAGATGCCCAGAAAAAGGGGAAAGATATGTTTCAGCCCTGGCCCAAGGATCTGTCCGACTACTTAACCAAAAGACTTAACCAGGAATATGAAATCAATTATTTTGTTTTAGACGCTACACAATTTGATCGGAACTATAACATCATTGATCCCTCCTACACTCCCCATGCTCTACATGAAGATAAAGACAACAAGAAAACTGGTGCTGCTATAATCAGATCTTTGATCAAAGTAGACTTCTTAAACGCCCAACGTCATCTCTCAGATAACATATCCACAGGCAGATCGGAGGATCTGTCGAAAAGGTTTAACCGATTTTACGATCGCAACCTAGAAAAAAGAGAAAACGATCCTGAGATCTATAAGGCTTTGTTTGATTCCGAATCACTGCTAACCCAGCATCTGGAAAAGGTATTTCAGCCCACATTAGATAGCCTAAATAAATTAGGCTATCCAGGTTTTACTAATCCTAAACTTGTCATCAAAGCCGCCTATAGTCAGGAATCAGTAAGCCAGTACGCACAATTGCATTATTCTATTGGCGATTTAGACCTTCCGGATAAGTATAATGGACTTGGATTTAAAAACCTAATCTATATGGTGATTGAAATTCTAGATTTTCATGAGCGATGGAAAGAAGATACAGATACTAAAGCACCATTACATTTGATTCTCATAGAAGAGCCAGAAGCACATCTACATGCACAACTTCAACAGGTATTTATCCGGCAAATTCTAAATATCATTAATCCAAGCGGGCAGAATGACGGCTTCAATACCCAGCTGATCGTCAGTACCCACTCTCCGCATATTATTTATGAAAGTGGATTTTTACCGATAAGATACTTCAGGCGAACTTCCGAAGTTTCAAAATCTCCAGTGTCTGAGGTATTGAACCTGTCTACCTTTTACAATGAGAGTGAAAAAGACTCTCGGGAGTTTCTCGAGAAGTATATGAAATTGACTCATTGCGATTTATTTTTTGCAGATGCAGCCATCTTGGTTGAGGGAAATGTGGAAAGATTATTATTGCCACTGATGATCGAAAAATGCCAAAAAAGCCTGCAATCCAATTATCTATCAGTAATTGAGGTGGGAGGGGCCTTTGCGTATCGATTCGAGCAATTGATTTCTTTTCTTGGCTTAACCACCCTTGTCATAACAGATCTGGATAGTGTGTTTCCCCCTAAACCACTCCCTCCTAACAATGAAACGACAGAAAGCGCAGATAAGAGCGAGAAAAGTGAAGAAGAGGATAATGAGGAGGATATTGAAGAAGATGATTACGATGATGAGGAGGATAGCGAAGAAGAGGAGCAGAAAGGTAAAACGAAAAAAAAGACTGGGGCATGTTCGTACAGTACGCCCGATGCCATCACGTCAAATTATACTTTACGGCACTGGTTACCTAAAAAAACAAAAATAGCTGAGATCCTAACCTGTTCTGAACAGGAGCGTACCCGCATCCAATCGGCCACCAACCGCGCTTCTGTTCAAGTTTGTTTCCAAAACAAAGTGGAGATAAATTGGGAAGGTAAAACTGATACTAATTGCGGGCGCACATTAGAAGAAGCATTTGCTTTCGAAAACCTAGAATGGACGCAAAAAATTGAAAATAAACACCTCAACCTAAGAGTCATTCTAAAGACAAAGCAACTAACCGTTAGTGAAATTTCAGCTCGAATAAGCCGACGAGTACAGTCATCCAATTTCGAAAAAACAAATTTTGCATTGGGTCTATTAATGGCAAATGCGGACGAATGGAACGTTCCAGTTTATATTAAAGATGGCTTATATTGGCTAGATAAAATGTTAAATCCACCCCACCCATTCAATACCCTACCTGAATACGTCAATATTCATGAGGATACTATACTACAGCCAACATTCCCTGCTGAGGAAGGAGAAAAAGAACCCAATACTTTTGAATGA
- a CDS encoding RHS repeat-associated core domain-containing protein — translation MAVFALFIHNKCPQKCLTFWGHFISSLTPLTYTFYDNYNYPGKLAFAGADTLKLQASDTLYPTRRPVTDMLQGLVTGTKVRVLGTDKWLTTTPYYNDKWQVVQTISENNQGGKDIISTLYNFKGVILTAYLRHQNPRSVTAQTTLLTSMTYDNGGRLLTVRKRLNDNVADEKIIASNSYDESGRLRLKRLGVTAAGSLLDTLNYAYNIRGWLQGINKNFVNSGNVASNWFGQELSYDYGFTDNQFNGNIAGVKWKTRADSAMAYGYNYDRSNRLLSAAFTQRNGDNWALRVKDFSVTNISYDANGNIKTMLQKGMVGTASKTIDSLVYTYPANSNRLLGVREIDSSITRPAMLGDFIDGNTGTKDYSYDANGNMIADLNKKIASITYNHLNLPEVITVTGKGTITYTYDALGTKLSKTVVDNMGSSPMTTVTRYDGAFVYKQDSLELISHEEGRIRAVYNSGAAIQYAYDYFEKDHLGNVRTVLTDQTDFTMYAATMETSMAEKEVALFSNVTETRVDKPAGYPQDETTQENKSVAKLNGKIGGKKIGPSIVLRVMVGDTVQINARAFYKSEGPTDNGNQAPIEDMVSGLVQAFGGGTSEGSSHAATDISNGTPFTNDFYENAYQRLKEKNSDNGYSDRPKSYLNFVLFDDDFKLVEDNSGVRQVKSSPDELQEIGVEKMAVAKSGYMYVYTSNESQQDVYFDNVVMGVSSGPLLEETHYYPYGLTMAGISTNALKGVNYAVNRHKYNGKELQTKEFTDGAGLELYDYGARMYDNQIGRWHAIDPLASKWNNYSPYNYTLNSPVNYVDPNGKDV, via the coding sequence TCGGATACACTTTATCCGACGAGAAGACCGGTGACAGATATGTTGCAGGGATTGGTGACAGGCACTAAAGTGCGGGTACTGGGTACAGATAAGTGGCTCACAACGACTCCCTACTATAATGATAAGTGGCAGGTTGTACAGACTATTAGTGAAAATAACCAGGGTGGTAAAGATATAATTTCAACATTGTATAATTTTAAAGGTGTAATACTGACAGCTTATCTGCGTCATCAGAATCCCAGAAGTGTGACGGCACAGACGACTTTGCTGACAAGCATGACCTATGATAACGGAGGCCGTCTATTGACAGTACGTAAGCGGTTAAATGATAATGTGGCTGACGAAAAAATTATCGCATCCAACAGCTATGATGAATCCGGCAGGCTGCGTCTTAAACGTCTGGGAGTCACAGCAGCAGGAAGTCTATTAGATACATTAAATTATGCCTACAATATCCGGGGTTGGTTACAGGGCATCAACAAAAACTTTGTAAATAGTGGTAATGTCGCATCTAACTGGTTCGGACAGGAACTGAGTTATGACTATGGTTTTACAGATAATCAGTTTAACGGCAATATCGCCGGTGTTAAGTGGAAAACCCGTGCAGATAGCGCCATGGCATATGGCTATAATTATGACAGGTCCAATCGTCTGTTAAGTGCAGCCTTTACCCAGAGAAATGGTGACAACTGGGCATTGAGAGTAAAAGACTTTTCTGTCACTAATATAAGTTATGATGCGAATGGCAATATCAAAACGATGTTGCAGAAGGGAATGGTTGGTACAGCTAGTAAAACGATTGATAGTCTGGTATATACCTATCCAGCGAATAGTAATAGGTTACTTGGCGTAAGAGAAATTGATTCATCTATTACGAGACCTGCAATGTTAGGGGATTTTATAGATGGTAATACCGGTACTAAAGATTATTCTTATGATGCGAACGGTAATATGATCGCAGACCTGAATAAAAAAATTGCTTCCATTACCTATAATCACCTGAATCTTCCTGAAGTTATTACAGTAACTGGTAAGGGAACAATTACCTACACCTACGATGCTTTAGGTACTAAATTATCAAAAACAGTCGTTGATAATATGGGTAGTAGTCCTATGACGACTGTCACAAGATACGACGGCGCATTTGTTTATAAGCAGGACAGTCTCGAATTGATCAGCCATGAAGAAGGTAGGATAAGAGCTGTTTATAACAGTGGCGCAGCCATCCAATATGCATATGATTATTTCGAAAAGGACCATTTAGGAAATGTCAGAACAGTTCTGACAGATCAGACGGACTTTACGATGTATGCTGCTACTATGGAGACAAGCATGGCAGAGAAAGAAGTTGCGTTATTCAGCAATGTGACCGAAACCAGAGTTGACAAGCCAGCAGGATATCCTCAAGATGAGACAACGCAGGAGAATAAATCCGTAGCTAAATTAAATGGCAAAATTGGAGGAAAGAAAATAGGACCATCTATAGTGCTGCGAGTAATGGTTGGTGATACTGTACAGATCAATGCACGGGCCTTTTATAAATCTGAAGGACCGACGGATAACGGAAACCAAGCACCTATTGAGGATATGGTGTCGGGTTTAGTGCAGGCTTTTGGAGGTGGCACTAGCGAAGGGTCTTCACATGCGGCGACGGATATATCAAATGGAACTCCGTTTACTAACGATTTTTATGAAAATGCCTATCAGCGCCTAAAAGAGAAAAATTCTGATAATGGTTATTCAGATCGTCCGAAATCATATTTAAATTTTGTATTGTTTGATGATGATTTTAAATTAGTAGAGGATAATAGTGGTGTTAGGCAGGTGAAGTCGAGTCCGGATGAGTTGCAGGAGATTGGTGTAGAAAAAATGGCTGTGGCGAAGAGTGGCTATATGTATGTTTATACCAGCAATGAGAGTCAGCAGGATGTGTATTTTGATAACGTAGTGATGGGAGTGAGTAGTGGGCCGTTGTTAGAAGAAACACATTACTATCCTTATGGGCTGACGATGGCGGGTATTTCTACAAATGCGTTAAAGGGAGTGAATTATGCCGTAAATCGGCATAAATATAATGGGAAGGAGTTGCAGACTAAAGAGTTTACAGATGGTGCAGGCCTAGAATTGTATGATTATGGAGCAAGAATGTATGATAATCAAATCGGCAGATGGCATGCAATAGACCCTTTGGCAAGCAAATGGAATAACTATTCTCCTTATAATTATACATTGAATTCTCCCGTAAATTATGTTGATCCCAATGGCAAAGATGTATGA
- a CDS encoding UvrD-helicase domain-containing protein has protein sequence MATSRINKPDTSADHELRNCIDTKQSFVMIAGAGSGKTTSLIKGLDYIRSRYGNQLRAKRQKIACVTYTTNAVDEIIGDVQGDSLFHVSTIHSFLWEIISPFQKDIKDWVKQRVREKIAKIQQAIQEYGPRVQQKTKDKDQAEFLRLEEVSRLIDSVNNFRYETGADYTKGIIGHADILRMVPELIQGKTLLKKIVIQKFPFLLIDESQDTAPNVVECFLSVDAQKQSDFCLGFFGDPMQKIYLTGIGKIPDRDNWKTIVKPENFRCASAVLELINLIRKPADQIEQTGGKMENVGGMLTPVVGSARLFILPANEERSTNVEKVRNFIAREEQDPAWRDDSGSDLKILVLEHRMAAKRLGFEQLHAAFKDGTPESIGSGFSEGNSWALSLFQKYILPLIEAQSIGKQSNVMTLLRAFSPILEKEYLQKHKISAEDLKVLDQTIKELVALFADPNISVAQILDLIETRRLAVLDERIAAKLRDEPLLIENAEAISRVLEKYFQCSVNQLLGYDKYIREESVYSTQHDVKGSEFKRVIVILDDEEGKRSTLYSYEKLLGLKPLSDTDTENISEGTESVLDRTRRLFYVCCSRAQKDLAVIWFVQDVDEALAVLKDSIFSDDQIIMEHKLG, from the coding sequence ATGGCTACCAGTAGAATCAATAAACCCGACACTTCAGCTGATCACGAATTAAGGAATTGTATTGATACCAAGCAAAGTTTTGTGATGATTGCAGGTGCAGGATCAGGAAAAACCACCTCGCTTATTAAAGGACTGGATTACATTAGAAGTAGATACGGCAATCAACTTAGGGCAAAACGCCAGAAAATAGCTTGTGTTACTTATACTACCAATGCTGTTGATGAAATTATCGGAGATGTGCAGGGAGATTCTTTATTTCATGTATCAACAATCCATAGCTTCCTTTGGGAGATTATCAGCCCGTTTCAAAAAGACATTAAAGACTGGGTTAAACAGCGGGTACGAGAGAAAATAGCGAAAATTCAGCAAGCTATCCAAGAATATGGCCCTAGGGTACAGCAAAAAACTAAGGATAAAGACCAAGCAGAGTTCTTGCGACTGGAAGAGGTTAGCAGATTGATAGATTCCGTGAACAATTTTCGCTATGAGACTGGGGCAGATTACACAAAGGGCATAATTGGACATGCTGATATACTCAGAATGGTACCAGAATTAATACAAGGTAAGACCCTACTAAAGAAAATAGTTATACAAAAATTTCCGTTTTTACTCATTGATGAAAGCCAAGATACTGCCCCCAACGTTGTCGAATGTTTTCTTAGCGTAGACGCCCAAAAGCAGTCGGATTTTTGTTTAGGATTTTTTGGAGATCCCATGCAAAAAATCTACTTAACAGGGATTGGAAAAATTCCTGACCGAGATAATTGGAAAACTATTGTTAAGCCGGAAAATTTTCGATGTGCTTCTGCCGTATTGGAACTGATCAATCTGATAAGAAAACCGGCAGATCAAATTGAACAAACAGGTGGTAAAATGGAAAACGTTGGCGGTATGCTAACTCCGGTTGTAGGTTCAGCACGGTTATTCATATTACCTGCTAACGAAGAGAGGTCAACGAATGTGGAAAAGGTAAGGAATTTTATTGCTCGCGAGGAACAAGATCCTGCCTGGCGCGATGATAGTGGCTCCGATCTGAAAATTTTAGTATTGGAACACCGAATGGCAGCAAAAAGATTAGGCTTTGAACAACTGCATGCTGCTTTTAAGGATGGAACGCCAGAGTCCATCGGAAGCGGCTTCAGCGAAGGAAATAGCTGGGCTCTTTCCTTATTCCAGAAATATATACTCCCTTTAATCGAGGCTCAGTCAATTGGAAAACAGTCCAACGTGATGACTCTGCTTAGAGCATTTTCGCCGATTTTAGAAAAAGAGTATTTGCAGAAGCATAAAATTAGTGCAGAAGACCTGAAGGTTTTGGATCAAACTATAAAAGAACTAGTTGCCTTGTTTGCTGACCCGAACATTTCTGTTGCCCAAATCTTAGATCTTATTGAAACGAGACGTTTAGCTGTTCTTGATGAAAGAATAGCCGCCAAGCTACGTGATGAACCTTTATTGATTGAGAATGCAGAAGCTATATCACGTGTACTTGAGAAATACTTTCAATGCTCAGTCAACCAATTATTAGGATATGATAAGTATATAAGAGAAGAGTCTGTGTACTCAACGCAGCATGACGTAAAGGGATCCGAATTTAAGCGTGTTATAGTTATATTGGATGACGAGGAAGGCAAAAGGTCCACTTTGTACTCCTATGAGAAACTACTCGGACTTAAACCTCTTTCGGATACCGATACCGAAAATATCTCAGAGGGAACCGAATCCGTTTTGGACCGTACCAGGAGATTGTTTTACGTTTGTTGTTCGAGAGCTCAAAAAGATTTGGCAGTAATATGGTTTGTCCAAGACGTTGATGAGGCGCTCGCGGTATTAAAAGATAGTATATTTTCAGATGATCAAATAATTATGGAGCATAAACTAGGTTGA
- a CDS encoding ATP-binding protein: MSQKQYASFSDRFLESFAGSSIFSEPKVAIIELIANAWDAGATEVKIKWPEKHEDPFEITDNGHGMTETEFETRFMVLAYERLKEMGGFAHVPPDHKDKIALRPAFGKNGKGRLASFAFGESFKVSTTKQGIERIFRIFIDNNNRLAYQKIDEKESSISHGTTIFIEKAFKPRLSFEDAKKEIGMRFLVDPNFTVWVNTEKVSFEDVPKNHIKEYNVEIKDIGIFPVKVIDVQATDKSTQLHGIAWQVKNRLVGECTWKGSGSEHLIDGRKSVAKRYIFIVNADSIEDAVLPDWTGFKNYDDKYKKSCIAIYTSVKEHILDLTKGQREEAFKDIEGSIKPTLRKMGIVSREKWEKFVREVQEECPSIGNDELEKIASLLAKLETSESKYGLINTLANASVEDLDNLSKIIEEWDIDVAKIVLDEIEWRTKLIEKLQSKVLNEGSDEVQELQPLFHRGLWIFGPEYETIEYTSNKGMTQVIQQLFGSEIKGSSTRPDFAILKDGTVGLYSLPKFDEDDFGEIGVDRLVVIELKRPGIPIDREQKGQAWKYVKELFSKGLLKDYSQVVCFVLGSKIDPLESGKSTEMNGRVVIFPMEYDMVMRRTKSRLLNLHEKIRQAPFLKETRIRAYLNDKAQLNMFEA, encoded by the coding sequence ATGAGTCAAAAACAATACGCCTCATTCTCAGACAGATTTCTTGAGTCGTTTGCTGGCTCTTCTATATTTAGCGAGCCGAAGGTTGCAATAATCGAATTAATAGCTAATGCTTGGGATGCTGGTGCAACTGAAGTCAAAATTAAATGGCCAGAAAAACATGAGGATCCTTTTGAAATAACGGACAATGGTCATGGAATGACAGAAACAGAGTTTGAGACCAGATTTATGGTACTTGCCTACGAAAGGCTTAAGGAGATGGGAGGATTCGCTCATGTTCCTCCTGATCATAAAGATAAGATTGCCTTGCGACCAGCCTTCGGAAAAAATGGAAAGGGACGTTTGGCTAGCTTTGCTTTCGGAGAATCGTTCAAGGTCTCAACAACAAAGCAGGGTATTGAGAGAATATTTAGAATTTTCATTGATAATAATAATCGTCTCGCGTATCAAAAGATTGATGAGAAAGAAAGTAGCATTTCTCATGGTACTACTATCTTTATTGAGAAGGCATTTAAACCTAGATTAAGTTTTGAGGATGCAAAGAAGGAAATCGGAATGCGATTCTTAGTAGATCCAAATTTTACTGTTTGGGTTAACACTGAAAAGGTCAGCTTTGAGGACGTTCCCAAGAATCATATCAAAGAATATAATGTTGAGATTAAAGATATTGGGATTTTTCCTGTTAAAGTTATTGACGTTCAGGCTACGGACAAATCTACGCAACTTCATGGTATTGCTTGGCAGGTTAAGAATCGTTTAGTGGGTGAGTGTACCTGGAAAGGGAGTGGAAGTGAACATTTGATAGATGGCAGAAAATCTGTAGCGAAGAGATATATATTCATAGTCAATGCTGATAGTATCGAAGATGCGGTACTGCCAGATTGGACAGGCTTTAAAAATTATGATGATAAATACAAAAAATCGTGTATTGCTATTTATACCAGTGTAAAGGAGCATATACTTGATTTGACAAAAGGACAAAGAGAAGAGGCGTTTAAAGATATAGAGGGTAGTATAAAGCCTACATTGAGGAAAATGGGTATAGTAAGCAGAGAGAAATGGGAGAAATTTGTAAGGGAAGTGCAGGAGGAATGCCCATCAATTGGAAATGACGAGTTGGAAAAAATCGCTTCGTTATTGGCGAAACTTGAAACTTCTGAATCTAAATACGGCTTAATTAACACCTTGGCGAATGCCTCTGTTGAAGATCTAGATAATCTCAGTAAGATTATTGAAGAATGGGATATTGATGTCGCAAAAATCGTATTAGACGAAATAGAATGGAGAACTAAATTGATAGAAAAGTTGCAATCGAAGGTGTTGAATGAGGGTTCAGATGAAGTTCAAGAACTTCAACCACTCTTTCACAGAGGGCTTTGGATTTTTGGTCCTGAATATGAGACTATCGAATACACATCGAATAAGGGAATGACTCAGGTGATTCAACAGTTATTTGGCTCTGAAATAAAAGGTAGCTCCACAAGGCCAGATTTTGCAATTTTAAAGGATGGGACTGTGGGATTATATTCATTGCCCAAATTTGATGAAGATGATTTTGGCGAAATAGGGGTAGATCGTTTGGTTGTAATTGAATTAAAACGTCCTGGTATTCCCATTGACCGAGAACAAAAAGGACAAGCATGGAAATATGTAAAGGAACTTTTTTCCAAGGGGTTGCTGAAAGATTACTCTCAAGTTGTTTGTTTCGTACTAGGTAGTAAAATTGATCCACTCGAATCAGGAAAGAGCACTGAGATGAACGGTAGAGTGGTGATTTTTCCCATGGAATATGATATGGTGATGCGAAGGACAAAGAGTAGATTGTTAAACTTACATGAGAAAATACGTCAGGCACCATTTCTGAAAGAGACAAGAATAAGAGCATATTTGAACGACAAAGCTCAATTAAATATGTTCGAAGCGTGA